The DNA window aacaaaccaacgcatcataataaaagaaaaagtgtaGCGTAGAACATTAACCGGGATCGGGTCGATAATTTAACTAATGTACGCAAAAAAATGGGCAAATTGGGAATAAAGCAATGAGAAGGGAAAACgtaaagaaataagaaaaaaaaacgaaccagtGGGAGCACAAGAAATAAACTTTaagcatgaaaagaaaagtgagatagaacaagaacaaaaaaaaaacataacatagTAATTTGCAAACTAATAACaatagtgaaacaaaaacgaaaacaaatcaatagatgaagaaatgagaaaaaatcagCTTACTGTATCgagtatatataaaaaaaactgtatgtgaaaagaaatttcctTCGGGACAAAGATCCggagatttgttttgttttttttttctttttgtggaaCAAAACtcgatttgcaaaactttcaaaGGTGAAACGCGTGCAAGGTTGGTAATGGGGGTGGGGTGGCAAAATGTACCAAAATTTTGATGGAAAGCAGACGAACACATTCTTGCGGTTTGCGGATTGGACGTTTCCGAATTGAGGATAAAAATAGTAATCATCTAACGTACCGCACGACTTCTTGCTGCGATGGgtaaaatgtgaaacattATCGGCTCTGTACTTTGTATTAAAACTCCACTTAGTAACGTTGTCACTATCGGGAAGCAGCGCTATTTGCTACCAACTTACCGAGCATTAGCAAGCATTTCAACTACTTGAACCCTTTTTCCCGTGCCCGGAGAGCAGTAACTGCTGTCGGGCAGACTTTTCATCAAGGGAAATGGCTAATGGAAAAACCTCGTTGCGGGTTTAGCAAACCGTAAACATCGTCCCAGCTGCACGTTGCGGGTGGTGCACCGCTCTTTTGATCtctcagttttttttagtttttttttatgttttgtgtgaagAAAACTAGCAAGCTGTTTGATCTggagtgcgtttttttgttttgtctatcCAATGGAGCATTCTATTATGACTCTATTGCAGCACTGTGAACGGATGATAACCGTAGTTAtgagtgtttttctttcccaaccCCACCCAAAACTAGTTGGATACGATAGAAGAACCAAAAAGAAATCCAGGACGCGCAAATTGAGcgacagcaaaagaaaaaccaagtGTGAAACATGCTTGAGAACACAGTCGAACGGGTTACGATGAAAGGGAATggaaacggaaaaacaaaagaaaccacACGTAAATTCATAATACCATTCCCTTACCCCAACGGAACAGAAAGGGGTGTGGTACGAAGGGAGGTTTGGAAAATCCAAACTACTCCTTGTTTGCGATGGTAGAATTTATCAAGAGAAGTTATAAACAAATATCTCTTTAATTAATAATGCGTACGGTGAAaacgaatgatgatgatgatgataatacTTCATAATATtacaactactactactaactACTAACTACTATTCAATGGTAATGGTAAAAGAACTATACTACTAAACAATAACGCGAACCGGATGGTAAGCCGAGATGGGTCGTAGCAATgcaagcagcaaacaaaaatggaatataaagcaacaagaagaaaaaaaacaacatacacacggagtagaagcagcaaaaaccaaattgaaatgaaagtaaaatattattgATAAGAAATCCCAGATGAACAAAATGCAGAACTTAGTAGTGAGAAAacgcaaaatgcaaaatgcataaataataataataatattaataataatatgaataataaataatgcaagtaattataattaaagaaCAAGaatgcaaaagaagaaaaaagaaaatacacacacacacaaacaagaaaagaaacacagaaatgaaaattgatatatacatatatatctTCAACCAAAGTTAAGTTAAGTGAGAAACCAAACCCTAGAAACGAGCAACCAATCACatgacaacaaaacaaaccaaaaaaaaacaaaacaaaaaaaccaattgggaaaagaaaattccaaCATCGGCAGACAGGCACAGGAATGGTTTAACATGGGCGTGAATGGATTGGAATCGAGCGAATAATTAAAGCTTGCCACAGATGCAAGACCCACCAGACGGGaagttttgttgtattttggATGGTTGTTTGGAGACAGGGAGAGgggaagaagagagagagagagtggccCGAAGTGGTCCAAATCGAGTGGACTGGCGGTCACTAGATGGATTGGTTCGGACCCggctggaaaaaaaacatttttggcgAAGAAATGCGTTTTCAAAAGAGATTGGTAAAGCGATGCTATGGAAGAGAGAAATGAAAGAGAGCGCAAGagaaagggaaagagagagagaaagtcataataaaaacaaaacgtctAAGGAAAACCCAATCAAACCAAGATTTCCCAAATTTGCATGCCGTTGTGCGCGCGGGAGGGGTTGTAGAGAAAATATCCGAAAATTCcccagaacaaaacaaaaaaaaaaggaatccttCAATATATTCCGTCCGGGAAACTCCAAAGCtggaccctttttttcttctttttggcgcGCGCGAACGCTGGTGACTCCTGCACAGCTCATTAATCACGATAATGTTCCGTGCTAGACAGCACGGTGTCAGCTAGTGTTTCGCCGAAATCCACTCGCTCGGGTCACCCCGTGTCAAGATTGTCTTGCGAATCGTCGACAGGTTGGATTTCTGTGGGGCAGAGTGTGGCAATTTCGTGGGAATGCTACGGATGACATCCCCTAACATGGGCACTATTTGGGAATTGGAAGCCATctttgtcccttttttgttttttgttcggaGCAACATTTTGGTTCGGAGCGAAACTTTTCGTAACGCTTCACGGGGTGTAAAGGGTAGCCTATCGAGGTTCGAAATGGATGGGAGAACCTGTCAACTCAacgagggaaagaaaaagccaACAGACATTCAATCTAACCGGCACCGGCACTCGAACGTAGGCAAGGGTCAGCAAAAGTGTAGACCTCGAATCTAGGCCCCGAATAACCCACTCCGAATCCCTCAGCTGATTGACGATGTTTATATCCTAAAATCCACCTCAACCTCAGGTGAGGTAACGTTGTATACTCTGGAACTCCACACTAAAAGTTCGTTTCGCATCATCAACACTTTTCATCCGGGACTCTTCACGCAGTAACTCGTCCGCAAGTCCTCAAAAGTTGAGTTGgtaacgaaaatgaaaaaaaaactacacacacacacacacacatcatgaTTCTGCGTCTGACAGACATGCGTCACACAAATCGGACATCTTCCCAATTTGCATGGAAATGAGCAAGCTGTCGAAATCAAACCGGAATGCCATTGTCCGGAGTACCTTCATACGCCCGTACCTCATCAGAAGCTCATCAAACGACACAACGCTGTCCGATGCAGCGTGGggttattttttggttttgttttggagaTTCTTCTCCCAAAAATTGCAGTCACACACAGAGGGCAGTGTACACGAGCTAAATTGAATGTACCTTCTGCGAAACGATGGAATTGACACGATTGACAAAGTGCGCCAGACAAAGGATCCGGATCGAAACGATCCTGGTCTGGACACGATGGGAAAGGTCGTCCGTATGTGGCTATTGCGAACATAAGGCTGATGTACGGACAGCTGAAGTGGACAGTAGTAGGATGGTCAGTATACCGAGTGTCATCACCGGGACATGAACACACATATTCCCACCGATGACAAAAGGGGTTGATGCGGTTGTTCTGATTTTGCGCTAGCTGCTCCACTGTACGTGAACATCATACCACATTGTTGATTTTTAGAATTTGCGTCACATCGAAGTTGTTTTTGTACCTTTAGCAGAAAGCTTCCAAATTCCCTTTTACCATGCAAGAGAGTTGACTTTAACTTCAAAACCCATCCGGTTTTCCAAATCAGCCCGAACGACCCATTTCACGATACCGTCGAAGTTGCGGAGTACCACCCGGCATCCTCTCACCCAAAAGCAACCTCTGCTCTATTGATCGTGATTATGATGGAGTGCGAATTCAATTTTGACAGCAACTAGGATGCACCTGTGCTCCATGAACAAACAGCTTCCCTGTGTGCGAACCCGGCCGGTTTGATGATTGTGAAAATACAATTTGCCTGATTCTCGACCGGGAATAGCATCGTGACCTAACCAGAAGTGCACGAAAGCACCGTGTCATGCTTGCAGCGGTAAAGTCGTACACCTGCCAGGCACAACGAGTGAATCGATTGCCACTCGAACGGCCACCCTGCCACCAGTGGATGGTTGTTATCCACTGGTGCTGGTGAAGGTTTTCTGAAACTGCAAAAAACCCACGGCAAAGAAGATGGCACAACGGTATCGCGCCGTAACACTCGAACTCGGGGAGGGGATTTTTACCCCTACTAACGGAGGCTGTGTTTGCTGAAGGCTTTTGAACCAGAACCAAGCTCGATGGTTTACCTGCTGTGTAGTCACTATCAAAAAACCGCCTAGTTGACAAGGCAAGATGAAAATCGTTACAAGCATCAACACGGTGCTTTTcctctaaaaaaaacaaaaaaaacggtgaacGGAATGGTGGATGATGAGATAGAATGCATTTTCTAGATGGATCATACCCAGGGCAGGGTATTTGGCtgtggtgaaaagaaacagggtaccaaaaaccatcaccatcTCGGTGCTCTCTAGTCGGCGCGATGACGATGGAATTTGTCTTGTCTATGATGGCGACATTTTGAGCAACACGTTTACTGCTGCTTACGTTCACACTTCCGGCACAGTATTACCGCACGATATTCTACATCCAGTACGGTGGCGCGAAGAACAACTCGCTGGATAATCGATCGAACAAGCGACACGCGAACTGAAGATGCGTCTGTTTCCATCTATCGACGATACTTAAGCTTCCAAACCGTTAATACGGAATGAAGCACGGAAAAATGTTGGTAAGCTACTTGAACGACAACCCACACTCTCGTAAACTGGAAGCCACTGGCAAACGCTGTTTACGCTCGTTCACATCTTGGGGACGCGATTACACTGGACtggagcaaaacgaaaaaaaaaccttggacGTACCTCGGCGATAAGAACAATCGCTGGGAGGATTAGACATCCAATCGTCCATTATCAAATCACTCCGACTGTTTATAGTTGTCCGGCGAGGTTAAGACCCAAAGACCCGGTACTTTAATTTCTTCAATCAACAGCGGTAGCGTACATTCCCAGAATACATACAAAACCGGAACATTCTCCAAGGTTTCTTATGTACGTACCGACCACAACAAAACCTCGTGGTGGATGTACCGTAACGCACACTAGTATGTACAAACGGTCCAGTTCTGAAGCGACGTCATCAATAACGCTAGGCAACCTTCGCCCGAAGATGTAATCTCTTCGCTAGCATCGGCAAATCGACCGTCTACTAGTACGGTCAATCGTTCAATCGTTAGCAACAAGCAGCTCTGTGCATCATCCCGACCTGTTTACATGTTGATTTCCGTTCAGATTCCGTACCGTACAGTAAAGTCGTCCGGGTGGGCCTTTACTTCGAGCAGTTACTCGTGCAACGTCGCGCGGATGATGTGCTGTGGAGCATCCACCCAATAATAGCTACAGTGGACCAAAACCGCGAAATAATGGACGACAACTCAAAAGGTCAcaagatgctgctgctgctattgctAGCATCGATGTTGGGCGGTAATATTGGAGCTGTGGTGCTTGCACCGCAACAGCTGGAACAAACATCCCTCCACGAACGACTCACAGCGCTGGAGAATAGGTAATGAACGTGAAGAAGACCTCAAGATTCCTCAAGACCTCAAGAGAATTAACGCTTTGTGTCACTCGACAGAATTACGCTACGCGATGAGGAACTCGGCCGAATGCTTCAGCTGCTGCTCGCCAATCAGAAAGAAATTCTCAAGCAACTCCAGCAAAACCCATGCTCCAAAATTCCTGCTCCAACGGACGGCACTCAACATCCAACTGGATCTGCTGGATGTGTAAGACCCTGTGCCCGATATCCATCGTTTACCAACACACTGGATGTGGGATTTTCGCTCAACACCGACAACTCTACGGCTAAAGCTGGCGCCTATCAAGATTTGCACAGTTCCGACAGCTATCCAAGAAGTTGTCGGGAAATTGAAGACGGTATGTCGGGTGAGGAAACGATCTACCCGAATGCCCGACCGGGTGGACCGGGTGAACCGCTCGAGGTGTACTGCGATCAGGACTTTGAAGGTGGCGGCTGGATTGTGATACAGAACCGCTTCGATGGGTTTGTCAACTTCAACCGCAGCTGGGAGAAATACCGGGACGGGTTCGGAGACATCGGTACGGAGTACTGGCTCGGGTTGGATAAAATCCATCGGCTAACGGTGGCAGCACCGCACGAGATTGCGTTCGTTGCGGAGAGCTTCCGCGGGGAGCGTCGCTGGGCCCGGTACAGTCTGTTCGAGATCGGTGGTGAGACGGACCGGTACCGGTTACAGAAGCTGGGCGTGTACACCGGTACGCTGGGGGATGAGTTCACCTACAACAAGGGTATGGAGTTCTCGACCTACGATCAGGACCACGACCAGTACGCGGATGTGAACTGTGCGCTCCGGACGGCGGCTGGTTGGTGGCATCGGAGCTGTACCCGTATCAACCTGAACGGTATGTACGGGAATGAGTCGGGCGTACGGTTTGCCTACTGGCTTGACTGGCTCCATCTGCAGGGATTAAAGCGAACCCGCATCATGATCCGGCGAACGCACCAACCGAACGGATTTCACGGCCGATGAGGTGTTGGTAAGTAACGCCGTTAGCGTTAATCGATAGGTTACATAGGCATAGAATATAGTTACACAAGAGtctaaacaaaaccatttactTCTTCTTGAATGTTTATactcaaataaaaaagagtcTTCGAAAATAGGACGCCACTGGTCGTGTACCTTCATCAACAGTCGGGAACAGACAAGATgctaccagaaaaaaaataaatgcaacgtTAGCAGATGTCACGACCCAAGCAAAAACCTCAGTACCGCAATCAATCTTTACATCACAACGCACAACagcgcaacaaacaaacgtgaAGGCCTCTATCGTTGAAATGCCTCTCAGGCATCGGTCTAGGCAGCGTCAAGTCTTTTGGTTCGTGCATCTCATCCGTCCACTATATGAACCCCGGTCTGTTTTTCGAACTGTTTTGTGTCAGCCCATTATCCGAAGGTCCGTGctagtgttgtgtttttttttgtttcgtgaaAACGCGTGGGAATTATTGGTACGAATTTGCTTTTTCACATTCCACCACACCGACACCACCCCGATTTGCTTCCCCCCCTCCCGGGGGTTTGCGAGTGCAAAACCGCGTAATAGCACGTTTGGCGCAATGTGCGCACAAAAATAGAGCTGTCATATTTGTTATGCTCCAATTATTTTTCCGCGCTCATTGCGATTTCATTGCAAGGGTTCTGTGTGCTTCCAATCGGttcccagtgtgtgtgtgtgtgtgtgtttgctagACGCGATAAAGCGATAGTGAGAGAGTAGCGACTCCTCTTCCCAGTTTGTTTGAAGTGCGCCGCAAAAGTCTGCTCCGCAGACCAGGAAAAACTTTAAACCTTTAAGCTACGTACTACCATCACATACGGTGTAGGTGTGTTTAAACGCAAAGGAAAAGCATCAACGCACAGTAAACACATGTGCAACAAACTTTCGTACATTATTTCGTACATTCGAGTCGTCGActgtagtgatgggtaattATGAACGAACCTGTTGGAACGGTACAACAGGTTCGACAAATTGTGCTCTTTAGTTCCAATCAAAttatttgttgaaaatatcACGAACACAAACATGACGATAAACTCCACAGCAAACGCGTGGCAAACGCACTTCTCGCTCCTATATAAACCTTATAGTATGATGCAGAGGACGGAGTGTCTGAACTCTCTTTGGAATGTCGTTCTTAAAGCACTTAACTAGAGGTAGAGATCACCATCTGCTCGACTTCAAACTTCCTATCTCCCACTTTCGTACTCGCTTTCTAGACTCTTTCACTCATTTCTCATGAGTATTCC is part of the Anopheles funestus chromosome X, idAnoFuneDA-416_04, whole genome shotgun sequence genome and encodes:
- the LOC125765355 gene encoding microfibril-associated glycoprotein 4-like, encoding MDDNSKGHKMLLLLLLASMLGGNIGAVVLAPQQLEQTSLHERLTALENRITLRDEELGRMLQLLLANQKEILKQLQQNPCSKIPAPTDGTQHPTGSAGCVRPCARYPSFTNTLDVGFSLNTDNSTAKAGAYQDLHSSDSYPRSCREIEDGMSGEETIYPNARPGGPGEPLEVYCDQDFEGGGWIVIQNRFDGFVNFNRSWEKYRDGFGDIGTEYWLGLDKIHRLTVAAPHEIAFVAESFRGERRWARYSLFEIGGETDRYRLQKLGVYTGTLGDEFTYNKGMEFSTYDQDHDQYADVNCALRTAAGWWHRSCTRINLNGMYGNESGVRFAYWLDWLHLQGLKRTRIMIRRTHQPNGFHGR